The sequence below is a genomic window from Leucoraja erinacea ecotype New England chromosome 10, Leri_hhj_1, whole genome shotgun sequence.
aaattttgcggcagtcgcctaaagttgCCCAAAAaatcacttaagtgggacaggcccattaagctcTCTCGTCACTTCTCCATCACATATTGCTAGGGCAGGGACAGCACGGGTTAGATACAGAGTAGAGTATCAGTAAGCAGGCAGGACTGACCACCAGATTGAAGAGAGAAGCAAGAGAGCCACAAACTGGGAGGAGCCAGGGTGATTGTGGAGAGGCCTCCATTTTCTAGGCACTACAGGCATGTGAGATGAATACACGCCTGCTCTCCAAAGGCTTGTCCTGCCTCCCTGTGAGTTGTTTATGGGATGACCTGGACCCTCAGTGTTGGCAGAAGGACAATGTATGAGGAATGGGAGCAGGAGGGAGCTGGCAagtgtggggagaagggggtgagagCCGCAGGGCGGCTGGAGACGGTGGGTGGGCGAGTATTGGCGCTCGGTGTGATTGCTCGTCAGTGTCAGTCCTGTTTCCCATCCACAGCCGTGCAGGAGGAGCGGCagcgggggaaggagaggagtgaCAACGAGCTGGAGCCCAGCAGCAGCATCAATGACGACATGCCCGTGGAGAAGATTCTAGAAGCCGAGCTGGCTGTGGAGCCAAAGACGGAGACGTATGTGGAGGCCAGTCCGGGAAATTCGGTGTGTAGACAGAATCCCTTCCACCTCTCTTTCTGCTTAACTTCAGGACAGGTGGATATTTGTGCCATTTAATTGTTATGATTCAGACTCTCCTCCTCTGTCTGGGCGGTCTCCCGTCTACCACCATCTTCGCCTGCCTCAGCCGGTGCCAGCATTCACTGCCGGGCACGATGCCCGTCACCCTATGTCGGATGGAGGGCTGACCCATCACAGCCCAGCAACCGCTAGCCAAATGACCCTGACCTCTGACCTGTGTCATGTGCATTGATGCCCTGGTGTGattctcataagttcataaattctaggagcaggattgggccattcggcctatcaagtctattccaccattcaatcatggctgatctatctttccctcacaaccccaaactcctgccctctccccatatctcctgacacccttgctaattacgaatctatcaatttctgccttagaaatatccatagacctggcctccacaacaatgaattccacagattcaccacccactgactgaagaaattcctcttatAAAGATATGTCCTGttatctgaggctatggcctctggtcctagactctcccacaagtggagacatcctctccatggttactctatccaggcctttcactctatTCCGACAATCAAATGCAGAGTGGCCGCTGACCTCGGTTAGAAACCACCCAGCACCTGGAGTGGTGACATCTCTGTGTTATGTAAACTGAGCGTCCTCCATCACTGCTTCACTAGATTCATGTACTGAACACAAGGTCACCTCAGTGCTACTGTGGAGAGACATCCTGCTATGTGAGCCTGTTGGCCGGGGCAGGTAGGGGAAGCTTTTGTTTTATCCCagccacaagggactgcagattgtggaatcttgagcaaaacacaaagtgctggtggaaatcttaaatgtttaagaaacatttaggtatgtgtaagaaggaactgaggatgctggtttacaccgaagatagacacaaaatgctggatatactcagcgggtcaggcagcttctctggagaaaaggaatgggtgacatttcgggtcgagaaccttcttcagactgaaagtcaggggagagggaaattaacAGTTTGAACAAAAGCTCAGAACAAATCAGTGCCGGCACTgatggccaaggaaaggtggagcccacaatggtccattgttggctctggcagaggtgataacaaagggataaatGGATGTTGACGGTGGAACTATCAGAATGActagggcagtggtggaggtgggggatggatgagagagggaatgcaagggttacttgaaattagatacgTCAGTATTCattccactgggttgtaagctgacaTTTGGAagcctttagacaggtacatggataggacgggtttagagggatatgggccaaacgcaggcaagtgggactatatTTACTGTTCAAAATGCTTATGATCGCACAATGGCAGAGAGAGtggtagagtgtgtgtgtgtgtgtgtgtgcgcgtgcgtgtgtgtgcgtgtatgtgcgtgcgtgcgtgtgtgtgtgcgtgtgtgtgtgtgcgcgtatgtgtgtgcgtgtgtgtgtgtgtgtgtgtgtgtatgtgtgtgtgtgcgcacagaTCAGCATGTCGCTGCCCTCTGGTGGTTATTTACAAACTGCCGATCCATCGCACTGAAGTTTGCAGGGATAGGAGGGAGACTTCCCCAGTGTCGTGATTCAAGGTTGAGTTAAACCGTTCACAGTCTGCTCCAGCCCCTGCTTGCAATCCTGTGCACACAGTGTTCAGCGTTGATATATCATGCAGAGTTCATTGAGTGTGTAAACTGCTGGTACATAAACTAGAGGTCTCTGATTTGTGCATGAAAGTCTCAACTAATGTTCAGTCTGCTCGACCTCAGTATATATTAAAGAAGGAAGTTGCCTTGGTATCATTCCTCTGAAAATCCCAGAGAACTTAACAgccaatgaggtcctcccttagGAGCGTTGCAATGTAAGAAATGCAACGCACGCTGCCAAATACTGCaattagatttttaaaagtttagaATCATAAGTGTGTAATTGTCATATTCACCAGGATACTTGTTGCAGCATTACAGGCACAATGTACACAACACAACAAAAATAAAGGCAACAGCACACTTATAAACCCGGGCTAAACTGGCTACTCTGGCTAAACCAGACGGCGATTATGCAAGCCAAAGTACatcaatgcaatcaagtcaagtttatttgtcacatacacatacaagatgtgcagtgaaatgaaagtggcaatgcctgcggattgtgcaaaaactatagAACAGAAACAGAATcactatttacattttagaaaaaaaaacaatttaaaaaagacacaacaccacagtaaattagtccctggtgagataagagtttacagtcctcatggcctgtgggaagaaactccgtctcatcctctctgttttcacagcatgacaccTCGgaggcagctggaacagtccgttgctgtggtggtaggggtcccccataatgttgctggctctggatctgcacctcctggtgtataggtcctgcagggggatgagtgtagttcccatagtgcgttcagccgaacgcactactctctgcagagccttcctgccctgggcagagcaattaccGAACCTGATAGTGATCTTTAGTAGCACTAagtatagtttaatttattgtaacGTGCACcgcagtacagtgaaaagcttttttgctgtTTATCCGGTCCGGGAAATTActatacatgcttacaatcaagctgtccaataCAGGATAAATAGCATAGTTAGAGTAAGAAATGCTGttgttgaaataaagatttaaaagagtggagtgattgtaatgaacaattgcagatccacttctgggacgaATATGCAAAGATTCACCTGGCTAAGGCACCAGATGGTGGCAGGACTTTGATGCTGAGGTTGTTATGATTATGGTGGTGCAGGGGGACTCAAAAATCTGccagttgatgggaagaagctgctctagAACCTGGAGATCACGATTCTCagactcctgtactttcttcccgatggtagcagagagatgCTGCTGACTAGATTTTCTACTAgtcagagagtctaggaccagaggtcagagcctcagaataaaacattgtacctttaggaagatgaggaggaatttctttcatcggaGGGTGTTGAATatggaattaatttccacagaaggctgtggaggtcgacaattaatatttttaaggcagagattgatagattcttgattagaacgggtgacagggattatggggagaaggcgggggaatggggttgagaaggaaagagagatcagccatgattaaatggagtcgacttgatgggccgaatggcctaagtctgctcctatcacttaagaacttatgaacttcccCTGCCTTTTGTCAGACCACCTTCAGACCCAGAAGGGACTCAGCAGTGGGGTTACCTGCGCTATTAAAGGAGGGCGAGAaaatgagtctgaggaagggtccatgGCTTTGTTTTAGCTTGTGTGATCTGTGGTAACATTGACTAAAACcgctgtctgtaccttctcccccccccggtCCTCCAGTCCAACGACCCAGTCACCAACATCTGTCAGGCGGCAGACAAGCAGCTGTTCACGCTGGTGGAGTGGGCCAAGAGGATCCCTCACTTCTCCGACCTCCCCCTCGACGATCAGGTCATCCTTCTTCGGGCAGGTGAGTGGAAGCTCCGAACCCTCGACCAGGCCCAGCCTCGCCCAGTGTGAAAGCATATGttcgtaagtcataggagcaaaaattaggccattcggcccatcgtctactccaccattcaatcgtggctgatctatctttccctctcaaccccattctcctgccttctccccataacccctgacacccttacggatcaagaacctatcaatctgcatcttaaaaatagccattgacttggtttccacagccgtctatggcaatgaattcaacagattcaccaccctctggctaaagaaatccctcttcatctcctttctaaaggtacatcctataGCAGGAGTGCAAAGCACAAAGGGTGCAGGGAGGAAAGGGGATTGGGAGACGGGTATGTGTAGAGGATAATGAAACAGATTGGAGTTTAATGGTTGAGGCTCTGGTTAACATAGGGCAGGTGGGAAGAGTCGGCCAGGGGTGCAGAGGGAAGGAAAATtaacaagagactgtagatgctggaatcttgagcacgaacctgtgacagaggttcacatgcacctcctccaacctcatctactacattcggtgctcccaatgtggccaCCTTTATATCAGCGAGATCAAACATAGACTACTTTATTATAGTctagagatacaccacggaaacaggcccttcggcccaccaaagataggcacaaaatgctggagtaactaggcgggacaggcagcatcactggagatcaacacccttcttcagaatcgatAGTAGGATTaggtgagaagaagggtctcgacccgaaacatcacccattccttctctccagtgatgctgcctgctccaCAGAGTCACatcagaatgttgtgtctatcttcagtgtaaaccagcatctgcagttccatcttgcaCCTTCCGCCTACTGTACACTAACAgtgtcctacacattagggacaatttacaatttttaccgaagccaatcagcctacaaacccgcacgtctttggaatgtgggaggaaaccagagcatcggtggaaaacccacatggtcacagggggaatgtacagactgggtacagatagcacccacagttaggatcgaacccgggtctctgccgctgtaaggcagtaactttaccgctgcaccaccttgcgcCAAATACTTTGttgggtctgccaaggcctgctagaTCACCCGGGTTGCTAACTCCgcttcccgttcccacactgaccttcctgacCTGAGCATCCTCCATGGCCGGAATGAGGCCACACCAAACTGGAGGAAAGGAACCTCcgattccgcttgggtagctgacaacccactggtatgaacattgaattctccaattttaagtaacacctgtccattttctcccccatctctttcctGCCCAACCATCCACCCTGGTGCACCCATTACCCTCTCCcacagtgggcccaagggcctgtttcattagttctagaagcagaattaggcaagttggcccatctactctgccagtcatggctgatctatcgttccttctcaaccccattaaccatataaccatataacaattacagcacggaaacaggccatctcggccctacaagtgcatgccgaacaaatttttttccccttagtcccacctgcctgcactcgtaccataaccctccattcccttctcatccatatgcctatccaatttatttttaaatgataccaatgaacctgcctccaccacttccactggaagctcattccacaccgccaccactctctgcgtaaagaagttccccctcatattacccctaaacttctgtcccttaattctgaagtcatgtcctcttgtttgaatcttccctattctcaaagggaaaagcttgtcacatcaactctgtctatccctctcatcattttaaagacctctatcaggtccccccttaaccttctgcgctccagagaataaagacctaacttattcaacctatctctgtaacttagttgttgaaacccaggcccattctcctgccttctccgcataaccccagacacccgtacaaatcaagaaactGTCGATCTccgctgtaaaaatatccatgacttggcctccacagccatctgtggtttccatgttgtgtctctaaactaaaactaaaaggtgTGTGTGCTGTGGATTGGAGGCTCACCCTGTGCGTCTGCCCTGCAGGCTGGAACGAGCTGCTCATCGCCTCCTTCTCGCACCGTTCCATCTCGGTGAAGGACGGCATCCTCCTGGCCACCGGGCTGCACGTGCACCGCAGCAGTGCCCACAGTGCCGGCGTCGGCTCCATCTTCGACAGGTAGGGGAACCGCTGGCCGCGCTCCAGtgcccttcctcctctctccctcctcctccctacgGCTCCACGCCAGTCGCTGTCAGTGCGTTGGGAGACGATGCTTTACCCACCCTTCCGCACCACCCCGTACCCGACCCGCCGCCTCCCCCTccatcacccctctcccctcccctcaggcCCATTCTGGAGCGCTGGTGCCCTGTGACACCTCCAGTGAGAGGGCAGTTGTTCGGGTCGGGCCCCTTCACTGTGTGAATTCGCCCTGGTGTAGGGCAGCGGAAACAAGTGGCCGAGTGTGGGAGAGAGGAACGGGGAGGTCATTAGTGGGACTGATGGGCCTGCTCCACTGGGGGCTGGCAGGGAGTCGATGAGCTGAATGAGTTTTTTATTCGTTCAGCCCATGTCTCTCCCTCAGGACACGTGACACCCTGTTGTGTACCGTGTCTCCACACACGTGACCCTGCTGTGTACCGTGTCTCCACACACGTGACCCTGCTGTGTGTACCGTGTCTCTCTACACACGTGACCCTGCTGTGTACTATGTCTCCACACACGTGACCCTGTTGTGTATGGTGTCTCTACACACGTGACCCTGCTGTGTACTGTGTCTCTACACACGTGACCCTGCTGTGTACTGTGTCTCTACACACGTGaccctgctgtggaccatgtCTCCACACACGTGACCCTGCTGTGTACCATGTCTCCACACACGTGACCCTGCTGTGTATGGTGTCTCCACACACGTGACCCTGCTGTGTACCGTGTCTCCACACACGTGACCCTGCTGTGTACCGTGTCTCCACACACGTGACCCTGCTGTGTACCGTGTCTCCACACACGTGACCCTGCTGTGTATCCGTGTCTCCACACACGTGACCCTGCTGTGTACCATTGGTGCCACCACACACTTTGCTTCACGCTTCATTTCCGTGCATCAGGGAGACCAGAGCCCGCCCTGACAACAGTGTTGTGGAGGGCTCGACAGAGGCTGAGTCCGCCCTGCATCTCTCCCTTCCCTGATGACCCATGTAATCCCATCGCATGCTACACTTACCCTGACCACAGCGCAGTGCCCATCAGCATCTGGCAGCAGCTTAGTCGGGTAAGGGAGAGACACCGAACCATCACACAATGACCAATGTACATTCAGGCCAGCACTTGGTTGATGAGTTTATTTTTCAGGGGACCtgttggaggagggagaggtggagaggaggtTGGGGCGGAGGTGGCAGAAAGCTGGTGGTCTGAGGTGACAAGATGCCAGGGTGGGATGAGTGCAGGGATTTTGGATGGTTTTGGTGTTGAGGGGTTAGACAGAGtcctggagaggagagggatttgCCACAGAGTAACCATTTtataaatgtagtttagtttattgtcacgtgtaccgaggtacaatgaatagcttttttgttgtgtgctatcctgttggcggaaagacaatacatgattgcaatcaatccggccacagtgtacagatacaggataaaaggaataacgtttcgtgccaGATTaagaccagtaaagtccgattgaagatagtccaagggtctccaatgagacagatagactgctctctagttggtgataggatggttcatttacctgataaactgtccctgaatctgggtgtgtgtgttttcacacttttatatctcttgcctgatgggagaggagagaatagGGAACAAAAAACGTAGCCCATTTTGAAATTGAACATTGGGGAGTCAAAATGGCAAAATAATATATGAGATCACATACAAATGCAGCTCTGATCCTTCTAACATCTCTACTAGGGTTTTGACCGAATTGGTTTCCAAGATGAAAGACATGCAGATGGACAAGACAGAGCTGGGATGCCTGAGAGCCATTGTTCTATTCAATCCAGGTATGGCCTGCACCAACACTTTCACAGCGACGGATGAGGAAGGACCATGTGGGTGTGAGGACATCGATGCCATGGGGGGGATCAATGggaacccggtgtgggggggCCACTGTGAcggagggggggaagaacaatggacaatggaggacccggcactgctgtgagggagggggaggggtagagaacaAAGGGAGACCTGGCGTGGggtgtactttgtaactttgtaagcgccctctatgtggcgactatttgcataccttggatatgcaagcaaGGAAGTTcactgacttgtcacatgtgacaataaagtattcattcattcagctaagggtagtgttagtgtgcaggctgatcgctggtcggcacagacgctGGGTCGAGGGgcttattttcatgctgtatctcaaaagagtAAAGTCTGACAAGACAGGCGGTTCTTCAGGGCAGGATGAATCAGGAAGGGGTTTGGCCGACATAAGTGAGAAGGATGGAGTGAGAAGGATGGCTTTTTTGGTGGAATGGTGTGTAGTGAGTGAATATGATGATCGTGCTGGTGAAATGTTTGTATCTGGCCTATTCTGTATGTCTGTATTTTAACTAACGTGAATATTTTCAATATGCTTTTTAGATGCTAAAGGCTTATCGAACCCAGGTGAGGTGGAATCTTTGAGGGAGAAGGTCTATGCATCTCTAGAAGCTTTCACAAAGCACAAGTACCCAGAGCAGCCAGGCCGGTAAGAAACTCCACACATCTCTGCTCCTCTGTTGCTGTCATAGCTTCTGTGTAGGGCTGTATTCCCTTGTTCTTAACGTCTCCGCCGATCCTGTCACAACACTGGCATCTACCCCACAGTGCGGAACATGGAAAAATGCCCAGGTAGCGAAGGATTAAAAGCACCTGGTTTTATCCCTCGCTTTGGGAGCGGCTGCAGACATTACGTGGGCTCTCCACCACTATCTCCTCCATCAGTCTTGTCACACCAGCTACTGACGAGAACCTTCCCTCTGTCTCCCCAGGTTTGCCAAGCTGttgctccgactgccggccctgcgatCGATCGGCCTCAAGTGCCTCGAGCACCTGTTCTTCTTCAAGCTGATCGGCGACACCCCCATCGACACCTTCCTGATGGAGATGCTGGAGGCTCCTCATCAAATGACGTGAATCCATTTCCCgcgtccatcccccccccccgcccacccttcCTTAATGTCAAAATCTGTAAATATGTTCACTAATTGTGTGAATAGAACCAAGATAATGCCATCCGTCTAACTTGTAAAACAACACCTTGTATTTTGTACCTTGAACAAGCACAGCGTAGCAATTATTTGATAGTTTGTTACAGGGATTTTAAAAGACAAAGTTCTATTTGGAGACGATTGAATCAGGTTGACAAATCGGTACCTCTCACGCTTCAGTCCGCACTGTCAGCTAGCTCCCCACTGCCTGGGTTCATGTTGCCTTGGGGCCCCACTCACAACCTGAACCTGCAGCACATTCTCCACCACTGTGATGCACTGATGGTTTAAGCTGCAGGGCTCCCCCCCCACTTCACCACACAGCCAGCCAGCTCCCATTCACAAAGCACCCTTGCAACCCAGTCCTGCTTCACTGAACCCTCTCCTGTTCGTTACTCCCATGCTCAAGACCTTGTCAAGGCTCCCCAGATACCTTGTCAAGGCGAGCCACCTTCTTCTACCTGGCACTGTTTCAGGATCAGCTGCCCCTACTCTCAGGTTCAGGGTCAAGTCTTTGAGCTGCTGATTAATCATGAAAGCAGCTTCAATCCCCTGCTGTGTTTGTTTCTCCAGTGGCCCCGTGTACTGGGAACAGACTGGGGTCACTCTGGAATCAGTCGGGTGCAGGCAATCGGTAGCAGGATGGAGGGAGCTTGACAAGATGCTTGCATCCATTAGAGGATGGGCCAGGTGAATGGGAATGGGCAAGGGATGGGAGCTGGAATAAGCAGCATAAGTGGGAGGATGTAACCCCTTCACCGAGACTGTGTGCTCAGCTGCACCTCAATGTCCCGAGCACCTTTACGTATCCTGTCTTTGCACGCAGGTCCATTGCCTTTTTCCCATCCCTTGTCGCCCTGAGTGTGCGGATAAAACTCAGGAGCTTTTCACTTTGACACGAAACTAGGAATTACCAGCGTGGGGAGTCAGGTTCAACGGGTTGCTAAAGGTTTTCTATAGGGACTAGTGAACCAGTTGGATGTTTGTGTCAATCTAACCCTCAGTTACAGCTGTTGTCAGGGttcttcacagttcacgctgccctGGTTAGATTGAACATCACCTTCCCGGTTTATTAAACGCACGTCAGCAGTGCGGAAATCAGTTGTCATCTCAGTAACATCTCCCAAATGCTCAAAGTAACATACTCTTCTAGTTTTGTAACATTTAACGTGATATTTTGGACTGCAGCCTCGTGAGCGTTTATTATGTCCCTGTGGGATCATCAGGCACCGTGTTTTATTTCCAATCGGTTTATCTTCATCCCACCCTTTAGGTGCTGTCCAAACTTCACTGACAACTCACTACCTACATCAATGCGTTCCCCAGTGAAGACTAgctagattgctcccgatgtccctggctccctcccctt
It includes:
- the rxrga gene encoding retinoic acid receptor RXR-gamma-A; its protein translation is MLLPSPVRAAGIHSYAMDAATYLHLNSAIQVNSTSMSSSPHSTVNSVVSHHSMIGSSINASRSLASSMGNLGSPVNGLGSPYPVITSSIGSPSVSLLSTPGIGYGPLGSPQGQGADWSTTDYIRKKDTEINAVNDVSSREDIKPPPGLGGHGNFNPYSPNSMAKHICAICGDRSSGKHYGVYSCEGCKGFFKRTVRKDLTYTCRDTKDCMIDKRQRNRCQYCRYQKCLATGMKREAVQEERQRGKERSDNELEPSSSINDDMPVEKILEAELAVEPKTETYVEASPGNSSNDPVTNICQAADKQLFTLVEWAKRIPHFSDLPLDDQVILLRAGWNELLIASFSHRSISVKDGILLATGLHVHRSSAHSAGVGSIFDRVLTELVSKMKDMQMDKTELGCLRAIVLFNPDAKGLSNPGEVESLREKVYASLEAFTKHKYPEQPGRFAKLLLRLPALRSIGLKCLEHLFFFKLIGDTPIDTFLMEMLEAPHQMT